The following proteins are encoded in a genomic region of Anguilla anguilla isolate fAngAng1 chromosome 15, fAngAng1.pri, whole genome shotgun sequence:
- the LOC118213749 gene encoding NLR family CARD domain-containing protein 3-like: protein MKSDHSMHNPILFKGEFTGDSRMQGSLESSCSEEKNSEKLSFPKQSLLHTLMKLKKDEKLKLFLSHLSQDCPECFTSLSEDPSTLDKFMKMKKLFKSQINNYPECTESRQEDPEALYIAEKMLEACGSEGSWKITHHILKNMKQKDLSDSLERDEQHKKIIKRAQQALKVDQKKKVKCIFEGFVKQDPPILLNEIYTELYITEGGSGAVNTEHEIRHIEAASKRQRTQETAISCNDIFKPLPGQEKPIRTVLTKGIAGIGKTISVQKFILDWAEGKANQDIDFILSLPFRDLNLKKEREFSLMQLLQHYFTQLKDIKSVEGDQVKVLFIFDGLDECRLPLNFRSNKKCCDITESSSVDVLLTNLIKGNLLPSALLWITSRPAAANQIPPECIHQVTEVRGFKDPQKEEYFRKRIRDQNQASTIISHIKSSRSLYIMCHIPVFCWISATVLETMLGEIQSGDLPKTLTEMYTHFLLIQTNMKNQKYLGANRKNMSVSDTEIILKLGQLAFRHLERGNLIFYEQDLRESGIDVNEASVYSGVCTEIFKEECGLDQQKVYCFVHLSIQEYLAALFVFHSLVSENRNVLSADESKPCIDRVQLSELHKTAVDQALKSENGHLDLFLRFLLGLSLDSTRTLLGGLLTQTGSRSHGGRQIKNSIFAFFQKLLPWTGSSSTVPDPQTQTGSRSESIEKTVQCIKMKIREESSAERTINLFHCLNELNDNSLAEEIQNSLRSGTLSDKELEPHQCSALAFVLLMSEEVLDEFDLKTYNTSAAGHQRLLPIVRNCRKAVLNSCDLTNKSCKIVASALQSSNSPLKDLNLSYNNVQDSGVELLCAGLRNPNCKLLRLGLNSCGLTENSCDILVSALQLSNSRLRDLDLSYNNLGDSGVKMLSAGLMTANCKLQTLGLGWCNLTEGCCDVLASVLRSPHSELRDLELRDNELQDSGVRALSAGLVDPHCKLQRLGLSGCGITQRGCDSLASALCSNPSHLRELDLRYNHPGDSGVRALSAAKLDTLTLLEIFHVDHAGQNRTKPGPRKYSSQLTLNPNSANRDLSLSKGNRKVTHHWRKEQPHPDHQLRFENCHQVVCRESVCERHYWEAEYSMSDEGMVYVAVTYEGEDSDCLFGGNKNSWSLRHVKHIYSVSHNAINTHIPASPYRRAGVCGDNGAGKGVCVYRVGVCVDRPAGTLSFYSISDTDTLTLLHTFHTHFTEHTPLCAGFGVYNSSVSLCQLE from the exons atgaagagtgatcattcaatgcatAATCCAATTCTCTTCAAAGGGGAATTCACAGGTGATTCAAG GATGCAGGGGTCACTGGAGTCAAGTTGTTCAGAAGAGAAGAATTCAGAAAAATTATCATTCCCAAAACAG tcactACTGCAcactctgatgaagctgaagaaggatgAAAAGTTGAAACTGTTTCTGAGCCATCTTAGCCAGGATTGCCCAGAATGCTTTACGAGTTTATCTGAAGATCCTTCTACACTGGATAAGTTCATGAAGATGAAGAAATTGTTCAAGAGTCAAATTAataattacccagaatgcactgagagcAGGCAGGAGGATCCTGAGGCCCTGTACATAGCTGAGAAGATGTTGGAGGCCTGTGGTAGTGAGGGGTCATGGAAGATCACACACCATATCCTGAAgaacatgaagcagaaggatctctctgactcactggagagagatgagcagcaca aaaaaataattaaaagagcccagcaggcactgaaagTTGATCAGAAGAAGAaggtcaaatgcatatttgaaggtttcGTGAAGCAGGATCCCCCAATTCTCCTCAAcgagatctatacagagctctacatcacagaggggggaagtggggcaGTCAATACTGAACATGAGATCAGACATATTGAGGCAGCATCCAAGAGACAGAGGACCCAGGAGACTGCAATCtcctgcaatgacatctttaagcctttacctggacaagagaaacctatcagaactgtgcttacaaagggcattgctggcattgggaaaacaatctctgtgcagaagttcattctggactgggcagaaggaaaagccaatcaggacattgatttcatcttatctcttcctttccgagatctgaatctaaagaaggagagagaattcagtctgatgcaacttctgcagcactactttaCACAACTAAAAGACATCAAAAGTGTTGAAGGTGATCAAGtcaaagttttatttatctttgatggtctggatgagtgtcgacttcctctaaatTTCCGAAGCAATAAGAagtgctgtgatataacagagtcatcgTCAGtagatgtgctgctgaccaacctcattaaggggaatctgcttccctctgctctcctctggatcacctcccgaccagcagcagccaatcaaatcccTCCAGAGTGCatccaccaggtgacagaggtacgagggttCAAGGACCCACAAAAGGAGGAGTATTTCAGaaagagaatcagagatcagaaccaggccagcacaattatctcacacataaagtcatccaggagtctctacatcatgtgtcacataccagtcttctgctggatttctgctactgtcctggagacaatgttgggtgAAATACAGAGTGGAGatctgcccaaaactctgactgaaatgtacacacacttcctgctcattcagactaatatGAAGAATCAGAAGTATCTTGGCGCCAATCGAAAGAACATGTCAGTgtcagatacagaaatcatcctgaaactggggcagctggcttttcgACACCTGGAAAGGGGCAATCTGATATTTTATGAAcaagacctgagagagagtggcattgatgtaaatgaagcttcagtgtactccggggtgtgcacagagatctttaaagaggaatGTGGATTAGATCAGCAGAaagtctactgctttgtgcatctgagcattcaggagtatctggctgccttgtttgtctttCATTCGTTAGTAagtgagaacagaaatgtactcagtgCAGATGAATCAAAACCTTGCattgacagagtgcagctgtctgagttacacaagactgcagtggatcaggccttaaaGAGTGAGAATGGACAtctggaccttttcctccgattccttcttggcctctctctggactccacGCGGACTCTGTTAGGAGGgctactgacacagacaggaagcagatctcATGGaggaagacaaataaaaaactctatttttgctttctttcaaaAATTACTGCCATGGACAGGAAGCAGTTCAACTGTACcagacccacagacacagacaggaagcagatcagagagcattGAGAAAACAGTCCAGTGTATTAAGATGAAGATCAGAgaggaatcttcagcagagaggaccatcaATTTGTTCCACTGtctgaatgaactgaatgacaactctctagCGGAGGAAATCCAGAATTCCCTCAGATCAGGAACACTCTCTGATAAAGAGCTGGAACCACACcaatgttcagctctggcctttgtcttactgatgtcagaggaggtcctggatgagtttgacttgaagacctacaacacatcagcagcaggtcatcagagactGCTACCCATAGttaggaactgcaggaaggcagT actgaacagctgtgatcTCACTAATAAGTCCTGCAaaattgtggcctcagctctccagtcttCAAACTCGCCCCTGAAAGATCTCAACCTCAGTTACAATAACGTGCaagattcaggagtggagctgctctgtgctggactgaggaatccaaactgtaaactactgagactggg attGAACAGCTGTGGTCTCACAGAGAACTCCTGTGATATTCTGGTCTCTGCTCTCCAATTATCAAACTCAcgcctgagagatctggacctcagctacaataacctgggagattctgGAGTGAAGATGCTCAGTGCTGGACTGATGActgcaaactgtaaactacagacactggg gctgggttggtgtaatctcacagagggctgctgtgatgttctggcctcagtcctgcgttctcctcactcagagctgagagatctggagctcagagacaatgagctgcaggattcaggagtgagagcgctctctgctggactggtggacccacactgtaaactgcagagactagG gctgtcaggctgtggaatcacacagagaggctgtgattctctggcttcagctctgtgttcaaacccctcacacctgagagagctggacctgagatacaatcacccaggagactcaggagtgagagcgctgtctgctgctaaactggacacactcacactgct GGAAATAttcca tgtggaccatgcaggacagaacaggaccaaaccaggacccaggaaat acagcAGTCAGCTCACACTGAATCCAAACTCAGCAAACAGAGATCTGTCTCTGTCTAAGGGGAACAGGAAGGTGACCCACCACTGGAGAAAGGAGCAGCCACATCCCGATCATCAACTGAGATTTGAGAACTGTCACCAGGtcgtgtgcagagagagtgtgtgtgagcgccattactgggaggctgagtacAGTATGTCTGACGAGGGAATGGTTTATGTAGCAGTGACATACGAAGGAGAGGATTCTGACTGCTTGTTTGGAgggaataaaaactcctggagtctgagGCATGTTAAACACATTTACTCTGTCAGTCACAATGCCATCAACACACACATCCCTGCCTCCCCttaccgcagagcaggagtgtgtggtgaTAATGGCGCTGgtaaaggagtgtgtgtgtacagggtgggagtgtgtgtggaccgtccagccggcactctgtccttctacagcatctctgacactgacacactgaccctgctgcacacattccacacacacttcactgaacacacacccctctgtgctggatttggaGTGTAtaactcctcagtgtccctgtgcCAACTGGAGTAG